One Verrucomicrobiota bacterium DNA segment encodes these proteins:
- the nuoF gene encoding NADH-quinone oxidoreductase subunit NuoF encodes MAAVERKILLKHADEDYYSPSIDSYLEHGGYEALKKSLGEKPEDLREEVKDSGLRGRGGAGFSCGVKWGLVDRKSGKPIYLICNCDESEPGTFKDRQLVHKDPHQLIEGMMISAFANDVKLAFIYIREEMPLGAKILEKAIEEAREKNFVGENILGSDYSCDIVVHRGAGAYICGEETGLIESLEGKRPYPRIKPPFFPAVLGLYQCPTIVNNVETLCNVVHIVNMGAYKYSLIGRPGNTGTRIWCVSGLVQKPGYYEIEPMSMRELLYDICGGPLPGRKFKACIPGGGSMKILGAEESFRDRVGKKFSFDEIIVDYDGIMAAGSMSGSSGMMILDDSTDITEALANITAFYAHESCGQCTPCREGSLWSKKITARMCTGGAREEDVNLLYDMAGNIGGRTVCPMGYSTTWPVQSYIDKFRDEIMANAKANTCGMKSYDERLIEK; translated from the coding sequence GAAGCTCTTAAAAAGTCGCTTGGTGAGAAACCTGAGGACTTGCGTGAGGAGGTCAAAGATTCCGGGCTGCGAGGTCGCGGAGGAGCCGGATTTTCCTGTGGAGTCAAATGGGGCCTGGTTGATCGAAAGAGTGGCAAACCCATTTACCTGATTTGCAATTGCGACGAATCTGAGCCCGGCACTTTCAAGGATCGCCAGTTGGTTCACAAGGATCCCCATCAGTTGATCGAAGGCATGATGATCTCTGCTTTTGCCAACGATGTGAAACTTGCGTTTATCTATATCCGGGAAGAAATGCCTCTCGGTGCGAAGATCCTGGAGAAGGCGATTGAGGAAGCGCGGGAAAAGAATTTTGTCGGAGAAAATATCCTGGGATCGGATTACTCCTGCGACATTGTGGTTCACCGCGGCGCCGGTGCTTACATCTGTGGTGAAGAGACGGGACTTATCGAGTCGCTCGAAGGCAAGCGTCCTTACCCACGTATTAAACCCCCATTTTTCCCGGCGGTGCTCGGTCTCTATCAGTGCCCAACCATTGTTAACAATGTGGAGACACTCTGTAATGTCGTCCACATCGTGAATATGGGTGCCTACAAGTATTCCCTTATCGGTCGTCCTGGAAATACCGGTACGCGCATCTGGTGCGTGAGTGGCCTGGTTCAAAAGCCGGGTTACTACGAAATTGAACCCATGAGCATGCGGGAGTTGCTTTACGACATTTGTGGAGGACCACTCCCCGGACGTAAGTTCAAGGCCTGTATTCCCGGTGGTGGTTCCATGAAAATCCTGGGCGCTGAAGAAAGCTTCAGGGATCGAGTAGGAAAGAAATTTTCGTTTGATGAAATCATCGTTGATTACGACGGCATCATGGCCGCTGGTTCCATGTCCGGTTCGTCCGGGATGATGATCCTTGATGACAGCACGGATATTACGGAGGCTCTCGCAAACATCACCGCGTTTTATGCTCACGAAAGTTGTGGTCAGTGCACTCCTTGTCGCGAAGGCTCACTCTGGAGTAAGAAAATTACGGCGCGTATGTGCACGGGAGGCGCTCGCGAGGAGGACGTGAATCTGCTTTACGACATGGCCGGTAACATTGGTGGCCGAACCGTTTGTCCCATGGGCTATTCCACGACCTGGCCGGTTCAAAGTTATATTGATAAATTTCGCGATGAAATCATGGCAAACGCCAAAGCGAACACCTGTGGTATGAAATCGTACGATGAAAGGCTGATTGAGAAATGA